From the Comamonas sp. lk genome, the window TGCCGCCGGTGGCCAGACCGGAAACGCTCTTGGTCGAGGTGGAGATATGGGCCACCGACACGTCGGCCACGCCAAAAACGGTAACGCTGGATTGGGCCATGGCACCGGCTGCGGCGCTCAGGGTGGCAAGGGCGAGAAAAGTACGTTTCATGCTGTTCACTGGGTTTATAGAAATGAGAAAGCCCATGCAGAACGGTATGACCGGCCCTAAGACTCGGCCCCGCCTGGGACTGACGTCATTAGACAAATCGAAAATGAAACATTAGTTACAACCCTTGGATTGACAAAAAAGCAACAACTGCATTGCAATCCGCCATTCAAGCCTTCGGCTACCGCTGCTACAGCTATCGGCAACGGGAATGCCATTGCGCTGCATTTCGCTGTCAATGCCCTTAATGAACTACATGGGTTTTCCCGATCGCATTTAGACTTGCGTGATTTTTTCGCAAGCACAGGCCTGCTCCATTCAAGCAACGCGCACAGCGCCCCAGAGAGACACCCCATGTTCCGCACCCTGCTCAAGTCCAAGATCCACCGCGTCAAAACCACGCAATGCGAGCTGCATTACGAAGGCTCTTGCGCCATTGATGAAGACCTGCTGGACGCTGCCAATATTGCCGAGAACGAACAGGTTCATATCTGGAATATCGACAACGGCGAGCGCTTTGTGACCTATGCCATCAAGGGCCAGCGCGGCAGCGGCATGATTTCCGTCAACGGTTCAGCAGCGCGCCGCGCCTGCGTGGGCGATCTGCTCATCATTGCCAGCTTTGCCCAGGTGCACGAGAACGATGTGGCAAGCCACCAGCCCCAGCTGGTCTTCGTCAACGATGAGAACAAACAGGTGGAACTGCGCCACAAGGTGCCTACGCAGCTGCTATAAACGGCTTTCCATCGCGAAAGCACAGAGCAAGACAAGACCATGCCTCATCTGCATATTGAATACACCGACAACCTCACCGGCCTGAACGAGCGCGAGTTGATGCGCGAACTCAATGCCGTGGTCTGCGCTCACCCCACGGTGACCGATGAAGCCGACGTCAAATCCCGCATTGCGCGCCTGACCAGCTTCTACATTGGCAGCTCGCCCGAGAACCGCGGTTTCGTGCACGTGCAGCTGCAGCTGATGTCCGGCCGCAGCGAACAGGCCAAAAAGGAAATGTCCGACGGCCTGGCCGCCGTGCTGCGCCGCCTCGTGCCCCAGCCCGGCGATATGCTGGTGCAGCTGAGCGTAGATGTGGCCGATATGGACAAGGCCACCTACTTCAAGGGCCGTCTGTAAATCAGCACCGCCCTCGAGCCCATGCCCGCACTGGCTGCGGGCATTTTTTATGGGCTCGCTCACATAGCGCTTTATATGGTCCTCCGTAGAGGAATACAAGCCAAAACCTCATCCAACCATTGATCATCAAGCGCTTATAGCTATCAATTCATGAGTAAAACGTCCTGCCCCCCCGCGCCACGCACG encodes:
- the panD gene encoding aspartate 1-decarboxylase; this translates as MFRTLLKSKIHRVKTTQCELHYEGSCAIDEDLLDAANIAENEQVHIWNIDNGERFVTYAIKGQRGSGMISVNGSAARRACVGDLLIIASFAQVHENDVASHQPQLVFVNDENKQVELRHKVPTQLL
- a CDS encoding 5-carboxymethyl-2-hydroxymuconate Delta-isomerase, whose amino-acid sequence is MPHLHIEYTDNLTGLNERELMRELNAVVCAHPTVTDEADVKSRIARLTSFYIGSSPENRGFVHVQLQLMSGRSEQAKKEMSDGLAAVLRRLVPQPGDMLVQLSVDVADMDKATYFKGRL